The Pseudomonas allokribbensis genome has a window encoding:
- a CDS encoding DUF2790 domain-containing protein, translating to MNIRPFLLTTALACTAFAGLAQANDTAATTKAVPYTYGMPLHVAKVVSMTEQPAKTCKVIDADMKYIDTTGKPEEITYRKMSDACDFQN from the coding sequence ATGAACATTCGTCCGTTCCTGCTCACTACCGCCCTCGCCTGCACCGCGTTTGCCGGGCTGGCCCAGGCCAATGACACCGCCGCAACAACCAAAGCCGTGCCTTACACCTACGGCATGCCTTTGCATGTGGCCAAAGTGGTCTCGATGACCGAGCAGCCCGCAAAGACTTGCAAGGTGATTGATGCCGATATGAAGTACATCGACACCACCGGTAAACCCGAAGAAATCACTTACCGGAAAATGTCTGACGCCTGCGACTTCCAGAACTGA